Proteins encoded by one window of Yersinia massiliensis:
- the lptG gene encoding LPS export ABC transporter permease LptG: MFGVLDRYIGRTILNTILMTLFMLVSLSGIIKFVDQLRKVGQGDYSAVSAGMYTLLSIPKDIEIFFPMAALLGALLGLGSLATRSELVVMQASGFTRMQIAAAVMKTAIPLVLLTMAIGEWVAPQGEQMARNFRAQQMYGGSLLSTQAGLWAKDGSDFIYIQRVSGDNELTGVNIYHFDQQDRLMSVRYAATATYEDNVWRLSQVDESDLSNPKQVTGSQTLTGEWKTNLTPEKLGVVAMNPDSLSISGLHDYSKYLKQSGQESSRYELNMWGKIFAPFSVAVMMLMALSFIFGPLRSVPMGVRVVTGIFFGFVFYVLDQIFGPLSLVYSIPPVIGALLPSILFLLISVYLLLKRR; this comes from the coding sequence ATGTTTGGTGTATTAGACCGTTATATCGGGCGGACTATCCTCAATACCATCCTGATGACCTTATTTATGCTGGTCTCGTTGTCCGGCATCATTAAGTTTGTCGATCAGTTGCGTAAAGTCGGCCAAGGTGATTACTCGGCGGTGTCCGCGGGCATGTACACGTTGCTCAGTATCCCGAAAGATATCGAGATATTCTTCCCGATGGCCGCTTTGCTCGGGGCATTGCTGGGGTTAGGTTCGTTAGCGACTCGCAGTGAGCTGGTGGTGATGCAAGCCTCAGGGTTCACCCGTATGCAAATTGCTGCGGCGGTCATGAAAACAGCTATTCCACTCGTGCTGTTAACCATGGCTATTGGCGAATGGGTCGCTCCACAGGGTGAACAGATGGCGCGTAATTTCCGCGCACAACAGATGTACGGTGGTTCGCTGCTATCAACACAAGCTGGTTTGTGGGCAAAAGACGGCTCTGACTTTATCTATATTCAGCGAGTATCGGGTGACAACGAGCTGACGGGCGTCAATATTTATCACTTTGATCAGCAAGATCGCCTGATGTCAGTTCGTTACGCAGCGACAGCCACTTATGAAGATAATGTGTGGCGTTTATCGCAGGTCGATGAATCTGATTTAAGTAATCCTAAGCAGGTGACAGGTTCGCAGACGCTAACCGGTGAGTGGAAGACCAACCTCACGCCCGAGAAGCTTGGTGTGGTTGCCATGAATCCAGATTCGCTCTCCATCAGCGGGCTACATGATTACAGTAAATACCTGAAGCAAAGTGGTCAGGAATCCAGTCGTTACGAGTTGAACATGTGGGGCAAGATATTTGCGCCATTCTCGGTCGCGGTCATGATGCTGATGGCACTGTCATTTATTTTCGGTCCATTACGAAGCGTGCCAATGGGTGTCCGAGTGGTTACCGGTATCTTCTTTGGCTTTGTTTTCTACGTACTGGATCAAATATTTGGCCCACTAAGCTTGGTATACAGTATCCCGCCAGTCATTGGCGCGCTGCTACCGAGTATACTTTTCCTCCTAATCAGTGTTTATTTGCTGCTAAAACGCCGCTGA
- the lptF gene encoding LPS export ABC transporter permease LptF, giving the protein MIIIRYLVRETLKSQIAILFILLLIFFSQKLVRILGAAVDGEIPTNLVLSLLGLGVPEMAQLILPLSLFLGLLMTLGKLYTESEITVMHACGMGKKSLIVAALILALGTSALAAVNTIWLGPWSSKHQDVVLNDARANPSIAALAGGQFKSSTDGNSALFIGNVSGKEFNRVFLAQLRPKGNQRPSVVVADSGHMTERPDGSQVVILNKGTRYEGTALLRDFRITDFVDYQAIIGHQEVQQNNNAADQMTMTQLWHSNEPDARAEFHWRLTLIVSVIVMALLVVPLSVVNPRQGRVLSMLPAMLLYLIFFLLQSSLRSNAGNGKLDPLIWMWAVNGAYLAIAVILNLWDGLPARKLRARLRGAA; this is encoded by the coding sequence GTGATCATCATTAGATATCTGGTACGGGAAACACTTAAGAGCCAAATTGCGATTCTGTTCATCCTGCTATTAATCTTCTTTAGTCAGAAGTTAGTACGGATATTAGGCGCTGCGGTCGACGGTGAAATCCCAACTAATTTGGTTTTATCCCTTTTAGGGCTCGGTGTGCCGGAAATGGCACAACTCATCTTGCCATTAAGCCTATTCCTTGGCTTGTTGATGACGTTAGGCAAATTGTATACGGAGAGTGAGATCACCGTGATGCATGCCTGCGGCATGGGCAAAAAATCCCTTATCGTCGCAGCGTTGATTTTGGCGCTGGGTACCTCTGCGCTGGCGGCAGTCAACACAATCTGGCTTGGCCCTTGGTCATCCAAACATCAAGATGTTGTGTTGAATGACGCGAGAGCGAATCCCAGTATCGCGGCATTGGCGGGTGGGCAGTTTAAGTCTTCTACCGACGGTAATTCAGCTTTATTTATCGGCAATGTCTCGGGTAAAGAGTTCAACCGCGTGTTTTTGGCACAATTGCGGCCAAAAGGTAATCAGCGCCCCTCTGTGGTGGTGGCGGATAGCGGCCATATGACCGAACGCCCTGATGGCTCACAAGTGGTTATCCTTAATAAAGGGACTCGCTATGAAGGCACGGCGTTGCTGCGTGATTTCCGCATCACCGATTTTGTCGATTATCAGGCCATTATTGGTCATCAAGAAGTACAGCAAAATAATAATGCGGCTGATCAGATGACGATGACGCAGCTATGGCACTCGAATGAACCCGATGCTCGTGCAGAGTTTCATTGGCGTTTAACACTGATTGTCTCGGTGATTGTGATGGCACTGTTGGTCGTACCGCTCAGTGTGGTCAACCCACGTCAAGGCCGCGTCCTCAGTATGCTGCCTGCGATGTTGCTGTATTTGATCTTCTTCCTACTGCAAAGCTCCCTGCGCTCGAATGCAGGCAACGGTAAGCTGGACCCACTTATCTGGATGTGGGCCGTAAACGGCGCTTATCTGGCGATTGCGGTGATATTGAACCTGTGGGATGGCCTACCGGCTCGTAAGTTACGTGCTCGACTGAGAGGTGCTGCCTGA
- the pepA gene encoding leucyl aminopeptidase — MEFSVKSGSPEKQRSACIVVGVFEPRRLSPIAEQLDKISDGYISALLRRGELEGKVGQTLLLHHVPNILSERILLIGCGKERELDERQYKQVIQKTINTLNDTGSMEAVCFLTELHVKGRNTYWKVRQAVETAKETLYTFDQLKSNKTEPRRPLRKMVFNVPTRRELTSGERAIQHGLAIASGIKAAKDLGNMPPNICNAAYLASQARQLADAFSTNIITRVIGEQQMKELGMHSYLAVGHGSQNESLMSVIEYKGNPNPDAKPIVLVGKGLTFDSGGISIKPAEGMDEMKYDMCGAATVYGVMRVVAELQLPLNVIGVLAGCENMPGGRAYRPGDVLTTMSGQTVEVLNTDAEGRLVLCDALTYVERFEPELVIDIATLTGACVVALGHHITGLMSNHNPLAHELIGASEQAGDRAWRLPLGDEYAEQLDSNFADMANIGGRAGGAITAGCFLSRFTRKYSWAHLDIAGTAWRSGKNKGATGRPVALLSQFLLNRAGQNGDD; from the coding sequence ATGGAGTTCAGTGTAAAGAGCGGCAGCCCGGAAAAACAGCGCAGTGCCTGTATTGTCGTCGGCGTTTTCGAACCCCGTCGTCTATCTCCAATTGCCGAACAACTCGACAAAATTAGTGATGGCTACATCAGCGCTTTATTGCGCCGTGGTGAACTTGAAGGCAAAGTCGGGCAGACGCTGTTACTGCACCATGTGCCGAATATTCTCTCCGAGCGCATCTTGTTAATTGGTTGTGGCAAAGAGCGCGAGCTTGATGAACGCCAGTACAAGCAAGTGATCCAAAAGACCATCAATACCCTTAATGATACCGGCTCAATGGAAGCGGTTTGCTTCTTGACCGAGCTGCATGTCAAAGGCCGTAATACTTACTGGAAGGTGCGTCAGGCAGTCGAAACAGCCAAAGAAACGCTTTACACCTTCGATCAGCTTAAAAGCAACAAAACCGAGCCTCGTCGCCCGCTGCGTAAAATGGTATTCAACGTGCCGACTCGCCGCGAACTGACCAGCGGTGAGCGTGCCATCCAGCACGGTCTGGCCATCGCATCTGGCATCAAGGCCGCCAAAGACTTAGGCAATATGCCGCCAAACATCTGTAACGCCGCATATCTGGCGTCTCAGGCTCGCCAACTGGCGGATGCGTTCAGCACCAATATCATCACTCGCGTTATCGGTGAACAGCAGATGAAAGAGTTGGGTATGCACTCTTATTTAGCTGTCGGCCATGGTTCGCAGAATGAATCATTAATGTCGGTGATAGAATATAAAGGTAATCCAAATCCTGATGCTAAGCCAATTGTGCTAGTCGGTAAGGGGTTGACCTTCGATTCCGGTGGTATTTCTATCAAACCTGCCGAGGGCATGGATGAGATGAAATACGACATGTGCGGCGCAGCAACCGTCTATGGCGTAATGCGCGTTGTAGCAGAGCTACAATTGCCATTGAACGTGATTGGTGTGCTCGCGGGCTGTGAAAACATGCCTGGTGGCCGCGCTTATCGTCCGGGTGACGTTCTGACCACCATGTCCGGCCAAACCGTTGAAGTGCTGAATACCGATGCAGAAGGCCGCTTGGTGCTGTGTGATGCGCTGACTTACGTTGAGCGTTTCGAGCCAGAGTTGGTCATCGATATCGCGACCCTGACCGGTGCGTGTGTCGTGGCATTAGGTCATCACATCACTGGTTTGATGTCGAACCACAACCCATTGGCGCATGAGCTGATTGGTGCATCAGAGCAAGCCGGTGACCGAGCATGGCGCTTGCCGTTGGGTGATGAATACGCTGAGCAACTGGATTCCAATTTTGCGGATATGGCCAATATTGGTGGCCGCGCAGGTGGCGCGATTACCGCCGGCTGCTTCCTGTCGCGCTTTACTCGCAAATACAGCTGGGCGCATCTGGATATCGCCGGTACTGCATGGCGTTCAGGTAAGAACAAAGGCGCAACAGGCCGTCCGGTCGCACTGCTGTCTCAGTTCTTGCTGAACCGCGCAGGGCAAAACGGCGACGATTAA
- a CDS encoding DNA polymerase III subunit chi, with translation MKNATFYLLEHDTPAGELRAHEALACDIAAERWRAGKRVLIACESEEQAQRLDEALWQRAPDQFVPHNLAGEGPKYGAPVELAWPERRGNSPRDLLISLLPEFAGFATAFHEVVDFVPYEENLKQLARDRYKSYRSVGFHLTTATPPTN, from the coding sequence ATGAAAAACGCCACCTTCTACCTGCTCGAACACGACACGCCTGCCGGTGAGCTGCGTGCTCATGAAGCGTTGGCCTGCGACATTGCGGCTGAACGTTGGCGGGCGGGCAAGCGGGTGTTGATCGCTTGTGAAAGTGAAGAGCAAGCCCAGCGGCTAGATGAAGCCCTGTGGCAACGTGCGCCTGACCAATTTGTGCCGCATAATTTAGCTGGTGAAGGGCCAAAATATGGCGCGCCGGTTGAACTGGCCTGGCCGGAACGACGTGGGAACTCCCCTCGCGACCTGCTGATCAGCCTGCTCCCCGAGTTCGCAGGTTTTGCCACCGCTTTCCATGAAGTGGTAGACTTCGTTCCTTACGAAGAAAATTTGAAACAGTTGGCGCGCGACCGATATAAGTCTTATCGCAGCGTCGGCTTCCATCTGACTACGGCGACGCCGCCAACCAACTGA
- a CDS encoding valine--tRNA ligase, with protein MDNTPSSIDKTEPSLDKTYSPQEIEQPLYEHWEKQGYFKPNGDTSKESYCIMIPPPNVTGSLHMGHAFQQTIMDTLIRYQRMQGKNTLWQAGTDHAGIATQMVVERKIAAEEGKTRHDYGRDAFIDKIWQWKGESGGTITRQMRRLGNSVDWERERFTMDDGLSNAVKEVFVRLHKEDLIYRGKRLVNWDPKLRTAISDLEVENRESKGSMWHLRYPLADGAKTAEGKDYLVVATTRPETVLGDTGVAVNPEDPRYKDLIGKEVILPLVGRRIPILGDEHADMEKGTGCVKITPAHDFNDYEVGKRHALPMINILTFDGDIRAEAEVFDTNGEASDACSSAIPEQFQGLERFAARKAVVAEFDKLGLLEEIKPHDLTVPYGDRGGVVIEPMLTDQWYVRTAPLAKVAIEAVENGEIQFVPKQYENMYYSWMRDIQDWCISRQLWWGHRIPAWYDEQGKVYVGRDEAEVRRENNLGPEIALRQDEDVLDTWFSSGLWTFSTLGWPEQTDALKTFHPTSVVVSGFDIIFFWIARMIMLTMHFMKDENGKPQVPFKTVYMTGLIRDDEGQKMSKSKGNVIDPLDMVDGISLEELLEKRTGNMMQPQLAEKIRKRTEKQFPNGIEPHGTDALRFTLAALASTGRDINWDMKRLEGYRNFCNKLWNASRFVLMNTEGQDCGQNGGEMVLSLADRWILAEFNQTIKAYREAMDTYRFDLAAGILYEFTWNQFCDWYLELTKPVMNSGSEAELRGTRHTLIEVLEALLRLAHPIIPYITETIWQRVKVLKGITADTIMLQPFPEYDASQVDEKALSDLEWIKQTIIAVRNIRAEMNIAPSKPLDVMLRGASAEAQRRVVENQSFIQSLARLSSLTLLPEGEKGPVSVTKLVEGAEVLIPMAGLIDKATELDRLAKEVAKLEAEIERIESKLSNEGFVARAPEAVVAKERERMAACADAKQKLIEQQATIAAL; from the coding sequence ATGGATAACACACCTTCTAGCATCGACAAAACTGAGCCTTCCCTCGATAAGACTTACAGCCCGCAAGAAATCGAGCAGCCGCTGTATGAGCATTGGGAAAAGCAGGGTTATTTCAAGCCGAACGGCGATACCAGCAAAGAAAGCTACTGCATTATGATCCCGCCGCCGAATGTCACCGGCAGCCTGCACATGGGTCATGCATTCCAGCAGACCATCATGGATACCTTGATTCGCTACCAGCGTATGCAGGGGAAAAATACCCTGTGGCAAGCGGGGACTGACCACGCCGGTATCGCCACCCAAATGGTGGTTGAGCGCAAGATTGCCGCCGAAGAAGGCAAGACTCGCCACGATTACGGCCGTGACGCCTTTATCGACAAAATTTGGCAGTGGAAAGGCGAATCCGGTGGCACCATCACTCGCCAGATGCGCCGCTTAGGTAACTCCGTGGACTGGGAACGCGAGCGTTTCACCATGGACGATGGCCTGTCCAACGCCGTTAAAGAAGTGTTTGTCCGTCTGCACAAAGAAGATCTGATTTACCGTGGCAAGCGTCTGGTGAACTGGGATCCGAAACTGCGTACCGCCATCTCCGATCTGGAAGTGGAAAACCGCGAATCCAAAGGATCGATGTGGCATCTGCGTTATCCGCTGGCCGATGGTGCGAAAACCGCTGAAGGCAAAGATTACCTGGTCGTCGCCACCACTCGCCCAGAAACTGTCTTGGGCGATACCGGTGTCGCCGTGAATCCAGAAGATCCACGTTATAAAGATCTGATCGGCAAAGAAGTGATCTTGCCGCTGGTTGGCCGCCGCATTCCTATCCTCGGTGACGAACACGCCGATATGGAAAAAGGCACAGGCTGCGTGAAAATCACCCCTGCTCATGACTTCAATGACTATGAAGTGGGTAAACGCCATGCTCTGCCGATGATCAACATTTTGACTTTTGACGGTGATATCCGCGCAGAAGCAGAAGTGTTTGATACCAATGGCGAAGCGAGCGATGCATGCAGCAGTGCCATTCCAGAGCAGTTCCAAGGTCTGGAGCGTTTCGCCGCCCGCAAAGCCGTGGTGGCTGAGTTTGATAAACTCGGTTTGTTGGAAGAAATCAAACCCCACGATCTGACGGTGCCTTATGGCGACCGTGGTGGCGTGGTCATCGAGCCGATGCTGACTGACCAATGGTATGTCCGCACAGCGCCACTGGCCAAAGTGGCCATTGAAGCGGTGGAAAACGGCGAGATCCAATTCGTGCCTAAACAGTACGAAAACATGTATTACTCGTGGATGCGCGATATCCAAGACTGGTGTATCTCCCGCCAGCTGTGGTGGGGTCACCGCATTCCTGCTTGGTATGACGAGCAAGGCAAAGTGTACGTTGGCCGCGATGAAGCCGAAGTGCGCCGCGAAAACAATCTCGGCCCTGAAATTGCCTTACGCCAAGATGAAGACGTACTGGACACTTGGTTCTCATCTGGCCTGTGGACTTTCTCCACGTTGGGCTGGCCTGAGCAGACTGATGCGCTGAAAACTTTCCACCCGACCAGCGTGGTCGTTAGTGGCTTTGACATTATTTTCTTCTGGATTGCCCGCATGATCATGCTGACCATGCACTTTATGAAAGATGAAAATGGCAAGCCGCAAGTTCCATTTAAAACCGTGTACATGACGGGTCTGATCCGCGATGACGAAGGGCAGAAGATGTCCAAATCAAAAGGTAACGTTATCGATCCGCTGGATATGGTTGACGGTATCTCGCTGGAAGAATTACTGGAAAAACGTACGGGGAATATGATGCAGCCGCAGTTGGCTGAGAAAATCCGCAAGCGTACCGAGAAGCAATTCCCGAACGGCATTGAGCCACATGGCACTGACGCCCTGCGCTTTACGCTGGCGGCACTCGCTTCCACCGGCCGTGATATCAACTGGGACATGAAGCGCTTGGAAGGTTATCGCAACTTCTGTAACAAGTTGTGGAACGCGAGCCGTTTCGTCTTGATGAACACTGAAGGTCAGGATTGCGGGCAGAATGGCGGTGAAATGGTGCTGTCATTAGCGGACCGTTGGATTCTGGCTGAATTTAATCAGACCATCAAAGCCTACCGCGAAGCGATGGACACTTACCGCTTCGATCTGGCGGCGGGCATTCTGTATGAATTCACTTGGAATCAGTTCTGTGACTGGTATCTGGAGCTGACTAAGCCGGTGATGAACAGCGGTTCTGAAGCTGAGTTACGCGGTACTCGTCATACCCTGATTGAGGTGCTCGAAGCGCTGCTGCGTTTGGCGCATCCTATCATTCCTTACATCACTGAAACTATCTGGCAGCGGGTGAAGGTTCTGAAGGGGATTACGGCTGACACCATCATGTTGCAACCTTTCCCTGAATACGATGCTAGCCAAGTCGATGAGAAAGCCCTGAGCGATTTGGAATGGATCAAGCAGACCATTATTGCTGTGCGTAATATTCGCGCGGAAATGAACATCGCACCGAGTAAACCGCTAGACGTAATGTTGCGTGGTGCCAGTGCTGAAGCGCAGCGCCGTGTTGTGGAAAACCAGAGCTTCATTCAGTCACTCGCGCGTTTGTCCTCACTCACCTTGTTACCAGAGGGAGAAAAAGGCCCAGTATCGGTGACTAAGCTGGTTGAAGGCGCTGAAGTGCTGATCCCAATGGCGGGTCTGATCGATAAAGCCACCGAGTTGGATCGTTTAGCGAAGGAAGTCGCGAAGTTGGAAGCGGAGATTGAGCGCATCGAAAGTAAATTGAGCAACGAAGGTTTTGTGGCGCGTGCGCCAGAAGCGGTCGTTGCCAAAGAGCGTGAGAGAATGGCCGCTTGCGCCGACGCTAAACAGAAGTTGATTGAACAGCAGGCAACTATCGCTGCGCTGTAA
- a CDS encoding GNAT family N-acetyltransferase has translation MTTVTPIRLLVRPITAADNFAIANVIRDVSAEFGLTADKGYTVSDPNLDHLYELYSQPRSAYWVIEVDGNIAGGGGIAPLSGGEVDLCELQKMYFLPILRGKGLAKQLALQALAFARQQGFGRCYLETTASLTSAVGLYERLGFEHIDGPMGNTGHVDCEVTMLKAL, from the coding sequence ATGACCACAGTTACCCCCATTCGCCTGCTGGTGCGCCCCATCACAGCAGCAGACAATTTTGCCATCGCCAATGTTATTCGCGATGTTTCGGCTGAATTTGGCTTGACCGCTGATAAAGGCTATACGGTGTCTGATCCGAATTTGGATCATTTATACGAGCTGTATAGCCAGCCACGCAGTGCTTATTGGGTGATTGAAGTGGATGGTAATATTGCCGGTGGCGGTGGTATCGCACCTTTATCGGGTGGCGAAGTGGATCTGTGTGAATTGCAGAAAATGTACTTCCTGCCTATTTTGCGTGGGAAAGGTTTAGCGAAGCAATTAGCGTTGCAAGCGTTGGCATTTGCCCGTCAACAAGGCTTTGGCCGTTGCTATCTAGAAACCACAGCCAGCCTGACGAGCGCTGTAGGTTTATATGAAAGATTAGGATTTGAGCATATCGATGGGCCAATGGGAAACACCGGCCATGTCGATTGCGAAGTCACGATGCTAAAAGCATTGTAA
- the rraB gene encoding ribonuclease E inhibitor RraB, with amino-acid sequence MANREMLDEQRDETRLIIEELLDDGSDPDALYTIEHHLSAEKFEVLEKAAVEAFKLGYEVTDAEELEVEDGSVVMCCDVISEVALNAEIIDTQVEQLIALAEKCGVNYDGWGTYYEDPNGEEGEDGEFDDEELVDEDDDGKRH; translated from the coding sequence ATGGCAAACCGCGAAATGCTGGACGAACAACGTGATGAGACTCGCCTGATCATCGAAGAACTGCTAGACGATGGCAGCGATCCTGATGCGCTGTACACGATTGAGCACCATCTTTCTGCTGAAAAATTCGAAGTGCTGGAAAAGGCCGCCGTTGAAGCCTTTAAGCTGGGTTATGAAGTGACAGATGCCGAAGAACTGGAAGTGGAAGATGGTTCAGTGGTGATGTGCTGTGATGTGATTAGCGAAGTCGCGTTGAATGCAGAAATTATCGATACACAAGTTGAGCAGCTCATCGCACTGGCCGAGAAATGCGGCGTAAATTACGACGGTTGGGGGACATATTACGAAGACCCTAACGGCGAAGAGGGTGAAGACGGCGAGTTTGACGACGAAGAGTTGGTTGATGAGGATGATGACGGGAAGCGTCACTAA